AACGAGATTGCCCCTCTCAGGGGAGGTAACGCCCAGCCGGGAGATTACTACGAAGATGAGAAAAAGCTGGAGATGGTCAATGCTGAAAAAAACATTAGTTTGTTTCTTAATTTCAGAGCATTTAAAGTTGAAAAAGAGGGAACAACTATTCGGACAGTATTTGCCAAGCATATTGAAACAGCCGAAGAATTAAGCTTTTCCGCACCACTTTTTGCGGATTGTACCGGAGACGGGACGATTGGCTACTTAGCAGGTGCTGATTTTGCCATGGGAAGAGAAAGTAAAGCTGAATTTAATGAACCTACCGCTCCCGAGGAAGCGGATAAAATGACCATGGGTTCATCTGTCCAGTGGTACTCAAAAGAAGGAGACAAAAGTTCCGATTTCCCGGAGTTTAACTACGGAATAGACTTTAATGAAACAAACGCCCAAAAAGTAACCATGGGTGAATGGACGTGGGAAACGGGCATGAACTTTGACCAGATTTCCGATTTCGAGAGGGTAAGGGACTACGGCATGCTGGTGGTATACTCGAATTGGTCCTATCTGAAGAACAAAAGTTCATTTAAAGAAGAGTACAAAAACAAGTATTTGGATTGGGTAGCGTATATTGCGGGAAAAAGAGAGTCACGCAGGCTAATTGGCGATATGGTGTTGACAGAACAGGACATTACCGATTTCGTAATCTATCCTGACGCCTCTGCACCAACAAGCTGGACGATTGATCTCCATTACCCCGATCCAAAAAATACAAAGCATTTTCCCGGGGCTGAGTTTAAATCGATTGCGGTTCACAAAACCATACATCCTTACCCCATACCTTACCGTTGTTTTTATTCCCGAAACGTGGATAACCTTTTTATGGCAGGAAGAAACATCAGCGTTACACACGTGGCGCTAGGTACCGTGAGGGTTATGCGTACAACCGGTATGATGGGCGAAGTGGTGGGAATGGCTGCCTCGGTCGCTGCAAAAAATAAAACAACACCACGCGGTGTTTATCAGGAACACCTGGATGAATTACAACGGCTCATGACAAAAGGAGCGAGCAAATATAACATCGAAAACTTACAGAATTATAATTTAGGAGGAACCTTAGGGCCAAAAAAAATAAATCTTCAGATTCCACCTTATGACAAAGACTAAAGCAATAAATACAATTAAACTATCACAACAATGAACTATTCAAGAAGAAAATTTATCAAAACTGCAGGACTGGCTACTGCCGGAACAATTATCTCTTCCAGGGTCGCCTTGGGGTCTAACTCCATCTGGACGTCCAACAGCAACACGCTGAAAGTGGGGCTGATCGGTTGTGGTGGCCGCGGGACAGGTGCCGCAGGAGAAGCATTGAATGCCGATCCGAACGTCATCTTAACCGCAATGGCGGATGCTTTTGAAGATCAGCTGCAAACATCATTCAACACCCTTAAAGAAAAGTACGGGAATAAAGTGCAGGTGCCGGAAAGCAATAAATTCGCCGGTCTCGATGCCTTCCAAAAATTGATCGACTCCGATGTGGATGTTGTCCTGCTTGCCGCGCCCCCCTGTTTCAGGCCTCAACACCTGGAAGCAGCCGTTAACGCCAACAAGCATGTCTTCTGTGAGAAACCCTTTGCCGTGGACGCTCCCGGTTTACGAAGGGTGATGGATGCCGCAAAGAAGGCCAAGGCAAAAAACCTATCCCTGGTTTCCGGATTCTGCTGGAGGTACCATCAACCCAAAAGAGATACCTTCGGAAGGGTTCTGAACGGTCAGATCGGAGAGATCCTGGGTGGGGAGGCAACTTACAACACCGGTGAACTGTGGTTCAAGGAAAGACAACGCGGCTGGTCAGACATGGAGTACAAACTCCGTAACTGGCTTTATTACAACTGGCTTTCGGGAGACCACCTTATTGAACAGGCCATCCACAGTATCGATATGTTCTCCTGGGCAATGGGGGACAAAGCTCCGCTGAAAATCAGCGGTACCGGCGGAAGGCAAAAGAGAACCGATCCGAAGTTCGGAAATGTATACGACCATTTCGGACTGACCTACGAATATGATAACGGCGTGAAAATATATTTCTTCTGCCGTCAACAAGCGGAAACAACCCCTTCCTATGCGGTTGAATTAATTGGAAAGGACGGTAGATGCTACGTAGACTGTCGAACCGGCGAACATAAAATTACCGGAAAAAACGCGTGGAACCTGGCTGACGTGACCAAATTCACCGATGCGGAAGCTTACAAGCAGACAAAGGTAAGAGGCATGTACCAGGTGGAGCACGACGAATTGTTTGCTTCCATACGGGCAAACAAGCCGATGAACGACGGCGAGTGGATGACGCGCTCCAACCTGCTCGCTCTGGCCGGCCGCATGGCTGCCTACTCGGGACAGACCATCACCTTTGACCAGGCGCTGAACTCATCGGAGGTATTGTTCCCGGGAGATATTTCCCGGGATACAAAGTACGACCTTCCCATTGCGATACCGGGGGTTACAGCATTTAAATAAACCAACATGAACAAAAGAGATTTTATCAAATCGGCAGCGGTGATGGCGGGAGTTTCTGCCATCACCCCGTTTGCAACCGTATCGGGCAAAAATAAAACACCATCTGCGGCGGCACAGCAAAAATCCAAGGTGTCGTTAAAAAAAGCGTTGGTCTTCGGGATGATCCAGGACAAGGGTTCACTCACGGACAAGTTCAAGATTGCCCGGGATGCGGGTTTTGACGGAGTTGAGCTCAATAGTCCGACCGACCTTTCCTTAACCGATCTCCTTCAGGCAAAACGGAATGCCGGCATAGAACTGCCCAGCGTGATCAATAAGGACCATTGGTCAAAACCATTATCGGATCCGGATCAACAAATCAGGCAGCAATGCATTGAATCGGTGATCAAGTCAATGCATGAAGTGAAAGAACTGGGTGGAGACACCGTATTGGTCGTTCCAGGCGTAGTGAATGAAAAGGTATCCTATGAACAAGCTTACATAACCTCGCAAAGCGCGATCAGAGAACTGATTCCCCATGCTGAAAAAACGGGTGTGCAAATTGCCCTGGAAAACGTTTGGAACAACTTTATACTCAGCCCCGTAGAAGCAAAGCGATTTATCGATGAACTCAACCACCCGCTGGTCGGCTGGTATTTCGATATCGGAAATGTGCTACGGTACGGATGGCCGGAACACTGGATCCACACCTTGAAGTCCCGTATCATGCGGCTGCACATCAAGGAGTTCAGCCGTGAGAACATGAACTCGAAAGGATTAAGGGAGGGCTTTAAGGTAGAACTCCTTGAGGGAGACAACAACTGGCCGGTGGTCATGAAAGCCGTACGGGACACTGGCCATAAAGGAGGTTGGCTGACCGCTGAAGTTCCCGGTGGAGATTTAACGCATTTAAAGAAAATCTCCGCACTGATGGACAAGATTATCTCCTTTTAAAAAAGCAGAATACAACCAAGCACCTATCCCTATCCGTAATGAAGAGATAACGGAAGATCTAAAAAAAGTAGCATAAACACTGATCGATCGCGTTTTTATATCACAAGTTTTTGTAAATTTGAAGTGTAAATCGTGCAGAAAAATATACCGGCAAAACAACTTATACCTAAATTACATCATATGCAAAACAGACGCGAGTTTCTAAAAAAAATGGCCATAGGCACTGTTGCCTTGAATTCGGCCACTTCCCTGCTCCATGCAGCAGGAAGCAAACCAGCCAAAAACGTGAAATTATCGGTATCACCCAACTCTTTTATCAATATCGGCCTGATCGGCAAGGGAGGCATGGGAACCTCAGACACCCTTACCGCATTAACGGTTAAAGGCGTTAAGCTTGTTGGGGTTTGTGACTTGTACGATAAACGGTTAAAAGATGCCAAGGCGCAATGGGGAAATGAAATTTTCGTTACGAAAGATTACCGGGAAATTCTTCTGCGGAAAGATATCGACGCGGTAATTATTGCTACTCCCGACCATTGGCATCAGCCGATTGCCATTGAAGCGATGAAGGCCGGGAAACACATCTATTGCGAAAAACCAGTCATCCATAAGCTGGCAGAAGGAAAAGGCCTGATCGAAGCGCAGAAAAAAAGCGGAGTCCTTTTCCAGGTAGGCAGTCAGGGTATGGCCTCTTTGGGGAACAGAGCAGCCCGGTTGCTGATTCGGCAGGGAATTATCGGAGCGGTTAATTTTGTTGACGGGCAGTTCACTTCAGCTCCGGGCATGCTAAATGCCTTTACCGCACCCGATGATGCCTCTGAAGAAACAATCTGGTGGAGCCGTTTTCTGGGAAACGCGCCTAAAATCCCATTCAACCCCCACCATTTTTTTGAATGGAGAAACTGGAAAGATTATGGTACGGGCATAGCAGGAGACCTGTTTGTACATGTCCTCTCAAGCATTCACTATATCATGGATGCAAAAGGCCCGGAAAAGGTATATACCACCGGAGGAATACATCACTATACCGACGGTTCACGAGATACGCCCGATATCATGCTGGGATATTTCGATTATCCCGACAGGAATAACACAGGAGCTTTTACGGTGCAGCTGGGAGCCAATTATGTGGATGGCGTATCCAAAAAGTGGGGAAGCATGGATTTCAGGATTGTCGGCTCAAAAGGTTCATTGGACGTGGGCTGGGATAAAATTGTACTGAAAACAACCGGGGATGTCAATACCAAAGATTTTGAAGCATTGGGGGAATTGGGACAGGAGTTTGATGCTCCCCGGAAAGTATCCTCCCGTGAGTATGTTTTCAATGCGAAAAAAGGGTACAAAGGAGGACATTATGACCATCATTTCAATTTTTTCAATGGAATCAGGAACAATACACCGTTGACGGCAGACGTCCTCTTCGCAGTCAGAACTGCAGCACCTGCACTGCTGAGTTACGAAAGCTATTTACGCAACGAAGCAATCAAATGGGATGCTCAGAAACTCAAAATAAGAAAATAGATAAGCTGCAAAAAAATTATTAGCCGCAAGATTTAAGTGTTTTTGTAACACTTGTGAAGATTTAATTAATATTTTTGCACTATCAAACATAAAGAAACATAACATGAAAAGAACAATTCCTCTGATCCTGATGTCCCTGATCGTATGCGGTAGACCGACCGCCGGCATGCTATCTGCCCAGGAGCAGTCAGACCGTTATGCGGAAATCATCAACCCTAAACTGTTGCACATCAACCGCGAAGAGCCGCGGTCAACATTCTCTTCATTCACAGATCTAAAGGAAGCCCTTGCTGCCGGTTACATATCCAAAGGAAGCGATGTGGTGCTACTGAACGGGAGTTGGAAGTTTCATTACACCGACCGGTTCAGTCAACGCCCTAAAGAAGGCTTTCAGAAGGCTGATTTTGACGACAGCGGATGGAACGATATCCGGGTGCCGGGCAACTGGGAGGTGCAGGGATTTGGTGTTCCCATTTATGTGAATACCACCTACGAATTCACCTCTCCGGGCCACACACCCTACTGGGATAGGCCCAATCCCCCACTCGTTCCGGAAGAATTCAACCCCACGGGAACCTATCGGAAAACATTTACCCTTCCCGACAACTGGCAGGAAAAGGAGATCATCCTCGTTGCAGATGCAGCCAGAGGAGCAGCCTACTACTACCTCAACGGGGAGTTCGTCGGCATGAACAAGGAGGGCAAGCTACCGGCACGATTCAACGTGACCGATCAGGCAAAAGCGGGAGAAAACGTGCTGGCGGTACAGATTCACCGCTGGAGCAGTGGTTCCTACCTGGAGTGTCAGGACTTCTGGCGGCTCTCGGGGTTTGACCGCGATGTCTACCTCTATGCCCGTCCCAAGCTACACCTGGCGGATATCTTCGCTCATCCGGGCCTCG
This portion of the Petrimonas sulfuriphila genome encodes:
- a CDS encoding FAD-dependent oxidoreductase; this encodes MVSSHAQSIFIEAESFQNKGGWVVDQQFMDLMGSSYLMAHGLGTPVSDATTTVNFAKTGEYTVFVRTYNWTSPWTTKEGPGKFQLTVNGKVLNNKILGTKSTAWEWQEVGKVKISSGTVTVGLRDLTGFNGRCDAVYFTMDNILPPNEPEVLTAFRKEKLGLPEVVPKAGKFDLVVIGGGVAGTAAALTAARQGLKVALIQDRPVLGGNNSSEVRVHLGGRINLDPYPKLGDVVNEIAPLRGGNAQPGDYYEDEKKLEMVNAEKNISLFLNFRAFKVEKEGTTIRTVFAKHIETAEELSFSAPLFADCTGDGTIGYLAGADFAMGRESKAEFNEPTAPEEADKMTMGSSVQWYSKEGDKSSDFPEFNYGIDFNETNAQKVTMGEWTWETGMNFDQISDFERVRDYGMLVVYSNWSYLKNKSSFKEEYKNKYLDWVAYIAGKRESRRLIGDMVLTEQDITDFVIYPDASAPTSWTIDLHYPDPKNTKHFPGAEFKSIAVHKTIHPYPIPYRCFYSRNVDNLFMAGRNISVTHVALGTVRVMRTTGMMGEVVGMAASVAAKNKTTPRGVYQEHLDELQRLMTKGASKYNIENLQNYNLGGTLGPKKINLQIPPYDKD
- a CDS encoding Gfo/Idh/MocA family oxidoreductase codes for the protein MNYSRRKFIKTAGLATAGTIISSRVALGSNSIWTSNSNTLKVGLIGCGGRGTGAAGEALNADPNVILTAMADAFEDQLQTSFNTLKEKYGNKVQVPESNKFAGLDAFQKLIDSDVDVVLLAAPPCFRPQHLEAAVNANKHVFCEKPFAVDAPGLRRVMDAAKKAKAKNLSLVSGFCWRYHQPKRDTFGRVLNGQIGEILGGEATYNTGELWFKERQRGWSDMEYKLRNWLYYNWLSGDHLIEQAIHSIDMFSWAMGDKAPLKISGTGGRQKRTDPKFGNVYDHFGLTYEYDNGVKIYFFCRQQAETTPSYAVELIGKDGRCYVDCRTGEHKITGKNAWNLADVTKFTDAEAYKQTKVRGMYQVEHDELFASIRANKPMNDGEWMTRSNLLALAGRMAAYSGQTITFDQALNSSEVLFPGDISRDTKYDLPIAIPGVTAFK
- a CDS encoding sugar phosphate isomerase/epimerase, coding for MNKRDFIKSAAVMAGVSAITPFATVSGKNKTPSAAAQQKSKVSLKKALVFGMIQDKGSLTDKFKIARDAGFDGVELNSPTDLSLTDLLQAKRNAGIELPSVINKDHWSKPLSDPDQQIRQQCIESVIKSMHEVKELGGDTVLVVPGVVNEKVSYEQAYITSQSAIRELIPHAEKTGVQIALENVWNNFILSPVEAKRFIDELNHPLVGWYFDIGNVLRYGWPEHWIHTLKSRIMRLHIKEFSRENMNSKGLREGFKVELLEGDNNWPVVMKAVRDTGHKGGWLTAEVPGGDLTHLKKISALMDKIISF
- a CDS encoding Gfo/Idh/MocA family oxidoreductase, with amino-acid sequence MQNRREFLKKMAIGTVALNSATSLLHAAGSKPAKNVKLSVSPNSFINIGLIGKGGMGTSDTLTALTVKGVKLVGVCDLYDKRLKDAKAQWGNEIFVTKDYREILLRKDIDAVIIATPDHWHQPIAIEAMKAGKHIYCEKPVIHKLAEGKGLIEAQKKSGVLFQVGSQGMASLGNRAARLLIRQGIIGAVNFVDGQFTSAPGMLNAFTAPDDASEETIWWSRFLGNAPKIPFNPHHFFEWRNWKDYGTGIAGDLFVHVLSSIHYIMDAKGPEKVYTTGGIHHYTDGSRDTPDIMLGYFDYPDRNNTGAFTVQLGANYVDGVSKKWGSMDFRIVGSKGSLDVGWDKIVLKTTGDVNTKDFEALGELGQEFDAPRKVSSREYVFNAKKGYKGGHYDHHFNFFNGIRNNTPLTADVLFAVRTAAPALLSYESYLRNEAIKWDAQKLKIRK